A genomic segment from Nicotiana tabacum cultivar K326 chromosome 7, ASM71507v2, whole genome shotgun sequence encodes:
- the LOC107760607 gene encoding germin-like protein subfamily 1 member 20: MARKLFVLTVAILAVVFSISHAYDPSPLQDFCVAVNDSMAAVFVNGKICKDPKVVNADDFFKSGLNIPGNTSNQVGSAVTAVNVGNLPGLNTLGISLVRIDYAPYGLNPPHTHPRAAEVLVVLEGTLYVGFVLSNPGPNMKNKLFTKILKPGDVFVFPIGLIHFQFNVGKTKAVAFAGLSSQNPGVITIANAIFGSDPPINEDVLTKAFQVDKKVIDYLQSQFWWDNN; this comes from the exons ATGGCTCGCAAGTTGTTTGTATTAACCGTTGCCATTTTGGCTGTTGTCTTTTCAATAAGCCATGCATATGACCCTAGTCCTTTACAAGATTTTTGTGTTGCTGTTAACGACTCTATGGCTGCTG TTTTCGTGAATGGAAAAATATGCAAGGATCCGAAGGTTGTCAATGCTGATGACTTCTTCAAATCAGGCCTAAACATACCTGGAAATACTTCAAATCAAGTCGGATCAGCTGTAACTGCTGTGAACGTCGGCAACTTGCCTGGACTCAACACTCTGGGCATTTCGTTAGTTCGTATTGATTATGCACCATATGGTCTCAATCCACCTCATACTCACCCTAGAGCAGCTGAGGTTCTTGTTGTACTCGAGGGTACTCTCTATGTTGGCTTTGTCCTTTCAAATCCCGGACCAAATATGAAGAACAAACTCTTTACAAAGATTCTAAAACCTGGAGATGTGTTTGTTTTTCCAATAGGTCTCATCCATTTTCAATTTAATGTTGGAAAAACTAAGGCTGTTGCGTTTGCTGGACTTAGCAGTCAAAATCCAGGAGTTATCACTATTGCTAATGCAATTTTTGGCTCAGATCCACCAATTAATGAAGACGTCCTCACCAAAGCATTCcaagttgataagaaagtgatcgaTTATCTCCAATCACAATTCTGGTGGGACAACAACTAA
- the LOC142182571 gene encoding uncharacterized protein LOC142182571, protein MSHDEFFMETHIRKKKAPADPTRWVEDRAETTHGRYKINLEEYTQSLPLNEQGERPPISDEEEKSIWLSTVGGPKKGIAYGLSDKSFRRYRAGLQGIGTSAQGETIDSSAISSMEEKIAKLTAELEETKAREKKNFDTLQGQLERRDKQFDLLQGQLANLLACGAFPIPRSPPPSPPAGDEGPRTLHEDGAT, encoded by the exons ATGAGtcatgatgagttcttcatggagactcacatccggaagaagaaggcaccggcagatccaactagatgggtcgaggaccgggcagaGACTACAcat ggtcgCTACAAGATCAATTTGGAGGAGTACACTCAGAGCTTGCCACTAAATGAGCAAGGCGAGCGACCGCCCATTTCAGACGAAGAAGAGAAGAGTATATGGTTGAGTACTGTCGGTGGTCCTAAAAAGGGGATAGCATACGGCCTTTCAGATAAATCGTTTCGGCGCTATAGGGctggattgcaaggtatagggacttccgCCCAAGGCGAGACGATTGATAGTTCGGCTATATCGTCCATGGAAGAGAAGATCGCAAAGCTGACAGCAGAGCTTGAAGAGACCAAGGCTAGAGAAAAGAAGAATTTTGATACCCTTCAAGGTCAGCTAGAAAGGAGGGACAAACAATTTGATCTCCTTCAAGGTCAGCTGGCCAATCTTCTTGCTTGTGGTGCTTTCCCCATTCCCCGGTCTCCTCCTCCTTCCCCACCTGCCGGCGATGAAGGTCCTAGGACATTACATGAAGATGGTGCTACATAA